A genomic window from Desulfovibrio gilichinskyi includes:
- a CDS encoding HD domain-containing protein: MTNLSGFGTATQNLRTGRDILHAACSKSMPHDFSQRLAALVDRYFSERLAEAVAEGILSDCEDLCVLAVGGYGRGKLSPFSDLDVLVLTDLSEVSLLEGLAAFLFHPLWDLKFDVGHAVRTVQQNIELAKIDFKVLASFLDLRFLAGNNKLYKNLSSKFAEEVLPVAGSSFCNTLWENRQTVGVGMDSVVLEPDLKNGWGTLRDVQFVHWCACIKGNYSPLNEKDLDELRDGEALLIRARSALHLTAGRKVDRLDIERVADVAELCGVKGYSPAKRGNDLLNKLHSAMINVRSMGDALYRESFIKDLRTFIEWSGPISLKSALELFEHKSRTGNPLTREARRAVSNINSEIDISLGDALTLLIKIFEAPYGWRTSLEMLDSGLFDSFLPEFSKVAALIPYDGYHRYPPGRHTLLAVQKCCSIYRDEFEGLENPDGVGLTPADFDILMLGAFFHDIGKGGRAHSERGAEITSEILSRTSFSEPFKDDVVFLVREHLSLIKAARRIDLSDGDSLLEVAGKVGSLRRLKLLFILSMADSMATGPRAWNSWSESLLRELYSGLNQALAEESMHKFDNAQTIAETKAAVMVLASEVMVGDTARSMIEAMPDRYLLSEEPEEIVCHMKQVREFNSAYEKDLIRKPGGKGGKGLNLVRAAQNGGNGRTKIVISARDQDFLFAAQTGALSLHSINILSADIFSWADGTAVNIFTVETPPAETTPADIWARVERAIMYSMTGRLSLDYRLHKKRNSLLTKAKLQNVPTQILVDNESSELCTIVEVRTQDRSGILYGMAVTFSRMNIDLRMARISTTGDSVFDVFHVESAGCGKIEDREYLKELVGALDYALASVK, encoded by the coding sequence ATGACGAATTTGTCAGGTTTCGGGACTGCGACTCAAAACCTTCGTACCGGTAGAGATATTCTTCATGCGGCATGCTCTAAGAGTATGCCGCATGATTTCTCACAACGTTTGGCTGCCTTGGTAGACAGATATTTCAGTGAGAGGCTTGCAGAAGCGGTTGCAGAGGGGATTCTTTCTGACTGTGAAGACCTTTGTGTGTTGGCTGTTGGCGGCTACGGCAGAGGAAAGCTTTCCCCGTTTTCAGATCTGGATGTTCTGGTACTTACAGACTTGTCTGAGGTTAGTCTTTTAGAAGGTCTGGCGGCTTTTTTGTTTCACCCTTTGTGGGATTTAAAATTTGATGTCGGGCATGCCGTTCGCACTGTTCAGCAGAATATTGAACTTGCTAAAATAGATTTTAAGGTCTTGGCTTCATTTCTGGATTTACGTTTTTTAGCCGGAAATAATAAACTATATAAAAATCTTTCCAGTAAATTTGCTGAAGAGGTTCTTCCTGTTGCAGGCAGTTCTTTTTGCAATACTCTGTGGGAGAACCGTCAGACTGTGGGCGTCGGGATGGACTCGGTGGTCCTTGAGCCTGATCTTAAAAATGGATGGGGTACTCTTCGAGATGTCCAGTTTGTGCATTGGTGCGCCTGTATAAAGGGTAACTATTCTCCCTTAAATGAAAAAGATCTTGATGAGTTGCGAGATGGTGAAGCATTGCTGATACGAGCCCGTTCCGCCCTGCATTTGACTGCCGGTCGTAAAGTGGATCGTCTGGATATTGAAAGGGTTGCAGATGTGGCCGAGCTTTGCGGCGTAAAAGGGTATTCTCCGGCAAAGCGTGGTAACGATCTTTTAAATAAACTGCACTCTGCAATGATAAACGTCCGCTCTATGGGTGATGCCCTTTATCGGGAATCTTTTATTAAAGATTTGAGGACGTTTATAGAATGGTCAGGGCCGATCAGTTTAAAATCAGCACTTGAACTTTTTGAACATAAATCCAGAACAGGTAATCCTTTAACCCGTGAAGCCAGACGGGCTGTTTCAAATATAAATAGCGAAATAGATATCAGCCTTGGTGACGCACTGACGTTATTGATAAAAATTTTTGAAGCGCCATACGGCTGGCGAACTTCGCTTGAAATGCTCGACAGCGGTCTGTTTGATTCTTTTTTGCCTGAATTTTCCAAAGTTGCCGCTTTGATTCCGTATGATGGATATCATCGTTATCCGCCGGGAAGACATACACTGCTCGCAGTACAGAAATGTTGCTCCATATACAGAGATGAATTTGAAGGTCTGGAAAATCCTGACGGGGTCGGCCTGACTCCTGCTGATTTTGATATTTTGATGCTCGGAGCTTTTTTCCATGACATAGGAAAAGGTGGACGCGCTCACAGTGAACGGGGTGCCGAAATCACCTCAGAAATATTGTCACGAACTTCCTTTTCTGAACCATTCAAGGACGATGTTGTTTTTCTTGTGCGGGAGCATTTATCACTTATCAAAGCTGCAAGGCGCATTGATTTAAGTGATGGCGATTCGCTACTTGAAGTTGCCGGCAAAGTTGGATCGCTCCGAAGGCTCAAGCTCCTTTTTATTTTATCCATGGCTGATTCGATGGCTACAGGTCCGCGGGCTTGGAACTCGTGGAGCGAATCTTTGCTCAGAGAGTTATACTCAGGGCTTAATCAGGCTCTGGCTGAAGAATCCATGCATAAATTCGATAATGCTCAGACAATTGCTGAAACAAAAGCTGCGGTTATGGTTCTGGCTTCCGAGGTGATGGTTGGAGATACAGCTAGGTCAATGATTGAAGCAATGCCAGACAGATATCTTTTGAGCGAAGAACCGGAAGAAATTGTATGCCACATGAAGCAGGTTAGAGAGTTTAACAGTGCGTATGAAAAAGACCTTATCCGCAAACCTGGAGGAAAGGGTGGAAAGGGGCTTAACCTTGTCCGCGCAGCTCAAAACGGCGGTAACGGCAGAACGAAAATAGTTATTTCCGCACGTGATCAGGATTTTCTTTTTGCCGCACAGACCGGAGCCTTGTCTCTTCATTCAATAAATATCCTTTCCGCAGATATTTTTTCATGGGCAGATGGAACCGCTGTGAATATTTTTACCGTTGAAACTCCTCCTGCGGAAACAACTCCTGCTGATATCTGGGCGCGGGTGGAAAGAGCTATAATGTATTCTATGACCGGTAGACTTTCACTTGATTACAGATTGCACAAAAAGAGAAATTCTCTGCTTACTAAGGCAAAATTACAAAATGTTCCGACTCAGATTCTGGTGGACAATGAGTCCAGTGAATTATGCACCATAGTTGAAGTTAGAACTCAGGATCGCTCCGGAATACTTTATGGAATGGCTGTAACTTTCTCTCGAATGAATATTGATTTGCGCATGGCAAGAATTTCTACCACCGGAGACAGTGTTTTTGATGTCTTTCATGTGGAAAGTGCGGGGTGCGGTAAAATAGAAGACCGAGAGTACTTGAAAGAATTAGTAGGTGCGTTGGATTACGCTCTTGCAAGCGTGAAGTAA
- a CDS encoding methyl-accepting chemotaxis protein, translated as MFSETMTHMVIDALVFLVLCLFLVFLPEYFSSGSGLSIVGILAAALAIILAVDFMKSSRVRNDCELTNKWMKSLSCGQKFNDDFEKILKKYPDAAVLDEFVKKLTCKLDDTEKNYRIQKEKKLKAYRLVDEARAQAEDARCKGLLSASKNLESAVEGIRNESSLLGDATNRARSGAGKQQELLASVVSSMEQIDASITQGARNAEAAADDAESAAKQASSGELVLNKTIASIGSVLANSNELNGLVESLGVQANGIGNIMDVISDIADQTNLLALNAAIEAARAGEAGRGFAVVADEVRKLAEKTMDATRDVGAEIGKIQKHVEQTIAGVDSIAGLAGEASNLASMSGEALVEIVSLAGKSSERVRKIAQEAVQQAEASNIVRDAITEVHSISDETDDAMSGAAESITVLGGRISDLDDMIGVFQLVGNGEVQEVINQLAKSPDILSRNRELQERAMRKVVRGNQFLELLYITDQNGVQTVSNISGHGQGYAEDKSSFGKNWSERPWFSAPLESKTLYISDAYKSSASGTNCITVSGPFLNAKGEVLGVIAADVMINC; from the coding sequence ATGTTTTCTGAGACAATGACTCACATGGTCATAGATGCTTTGGTGTTTTTAGTTCTCTGTTTATTTTTAGTGTTTCTACCTGAGTATTTCAGTTCCGGCAGTGGTTTGTCTATAGTGGGCATTTTAGCCGCAGCGTTGGCAATTATTCTTGCTGTAGATTTTATGAAAAGTTCACGGGTTCGCAATGATTGCGAATTGACTAATAAGTGGATGAAGAGTCTGTCGTGCGGACAAAAATTTAATGATGACTTTGAAAAAATATTGAAAAAATATCCGGACGCGGCGGTTCTTGATGAGTTTGTAAAAAAATTGACATGTAAGCTTGATGATACCGAGAAGAATTACAGGATACAAAAAGAAAAAAAACTTAAGGCATACCGGCTTGTTGATGAAGCTCGCGCGCAGGCTGAGGATGCTCGTTGCAAAGGTTTGCTGTCTGCCTCCAAAAATCTTGAAAGCGCAGTTGAAGGAATTCGTAATGAATCCTCGTTGCTGGGAGATGCTACCAATCGCGCCCGCTCCGGCGCAGGCAAACAGCAGGAGCTGCTGGCCTCGGTTGTTTCGTCGATGGAGCAAATTGATGCATCCATAACTCAGGGAGCCAGAAATGCGGAAGCTGCTGCTGACGATGCTGAAAGCGCGGCAAAGCAGGCTTCATCCGGTGAATTGGTACTTAATAAAACTATCGCATCAATCGGGTCTGTTTTAGCTAATTCTAATGAATTAAACGGGCTGGTTGAAAGTCTAGGAGTTCAGGCAAACGGAATAGGTAATATTATGGATGTTATTTCAGATATTGCCGATCAGACAAATCTTTTGGCATTGAACGCTGCAATTGAAGCCGCCAGAGCAGGCGAAGCAGGGCGCGGATTTGCTGTGGTCGCTGATGAAGTCCGTAAACTTGCGGAAAAGACTATGGACGCAACTCGTGACGTAGGGGCGGAAATAGGTAAAATCCAGAAACATGTTGAACAGACAATTGCCGGAGTCGATTCCATTGCCGGGCTTGCCGGAGAAGCTTCCAACCTTGCTTCCATGTCTGGTGAAGCTCTGGTTGAAATAGTTTCGCTTGCAGGAAAAAGTTCTGAAAGGGTCCGTAAGATTGCGCAGGAAGCGGTACAGCAGGCAGAGGCCAGTAATATTGTAAGAGATGCAATTACGGAAGTTCATTCTATCTCAGATGAGACTGATGACGCTATGTCAGGAGCCGCTGAGTCTATTACCGTTCTTGGTGGACGCATATCCGATCTTGATGATATGATAGGTGTATTCCAGCTAGTCGGTAACGGTGAAGTTCAGGAAGTGATAAATCAGCTTGCTAAATCTCCTGATATTTTATCTCGTAATAGAGAATTGCAGGAGCGCGCAATGAGAAAAGTTGTGCGCGGGAATCAGTTTCTTGAACTTCTTTACATTACCGATCAGAACGGAGTTCAGACAGTCAGTAATATTTCCGGGCATGGGCAGGGGTATGCTGAGGACAAGTCTTCATTCGGAAAAAACTGGTCTGAAAGGCCTTGGTTTTCAGCCCCTCTTGAAAGTAAAACATTGTACATTTCAGATGCTTATAAGTCTTCAGCTTCTGGGACTAATTGCATCACAGTTTCCGGTCCTTTTCTTAATGCTAAAGGAGAAGTCCTCGGAGTTATTGCTGCAGACGTTATGATAAACTGTTAA
- the purD gene encoding phosphoribosylamine--glycine ligase, producing MKVLIVGSGGREHALAWKLGQSPKVSEIFIAPGNGGTRLEGTNVPIKDDDLPGLVKFAKENKIDLVVAGPELPLVLGIKEALAKEGIPCFGPGAYAANLEGSKAFSKMVMRDSGVPTAPFQVFEEFERAKAFVESKGAPIVIKADGLAAGKGVVVASTVEEAIESLEAMMVAKEFGSAGERVVIEEALKGEEASFLAFCSGEEYALLPSAQDHKAVGEGDTGPNTGGMGAYSPAPILPQEKYEETAELVIKPVLKLLADRGEPFVGILYAGLMYTPDGPSVLEYNVRFGDPECQPLLMRLDSDLAEIMLACVENRISEVEVKLKSETTLCVVMAAGGYPGSYEKGMEITGFEEAEQVDGVKVFQAGTTYKDGKTLTNGGRVLGVTALGADLGAAQARAYEAVAKLSFKDAYYRRDIGNKGFKK from the coding sequence ATGAAAGTACTTATAGTCGGTTCAGGCGGAAGGGAACATGCACTTGCCTGGAAGCTTGGACAGAGTCCGAAAGTTTCTGAAATTTTTATCGCACCGGGAAACGGTGGAACCCGTCTGGAAGGGACCAACGTTCCTATTAAGGACGATGATTTACCCGGACTGGTTAAATTCGCTAAAGAAAATAAAATAGATCTCGTGGTCGCCGGACCTGAATTGCCGCTTGTTCTCGGCATTAAAGAAGCCCTTGCCAAAGAAGGAATTCCTTGTTTCGGTCCCGGAGCATATGCCGCCAATCTTGAAGGCAGCAAAGCTTTCTCGAAAATGGTTATGCGCGATTCCGGCGTACCTACTGCTCCGTTTCAGGTTTTTGAAGAATTTGAGCGGGCTAAGGCTTTTGTTGAAAGCAAAGGTGCCCCGATAGTCATCAAAGCTGACGGGCTTGCCGCAGGGAAAGGGGTTGTGGTTGCTTCCACAGTTGAAGAGGCGATTGAATCTCTTGAAGCAATGATGGTCGCAAAAGAGTTCGGTTCTGCCGGAGAAAGAGTTGTTATTGAAGAAGCTCTTAAAGGTGAAGAAGCTTCTTTTCTGGCATTTTGTTCCGGTGAAGAATACGCACTGCTCCCTTCTGCGCAGGATCACAAAGCTGTTGGCGAAGGCGATACCGGGCCTAATACCGGCGGTATGGGCGCATATAGCCCTGCACCGATTCTGCCACAGGAAAAATATGAAGAAACTGCAGAACTGGTCATCAAACCTGTACTCAAACTTCTGGCGGACCGAGGGGAGCCTTTCGTGGGTATCCTTTACGCCGGACTTATGTACACCCCTGATGGTCCTTCTGTCCTTGAATATAATGTCCGTTTCGGTGATCCTGAGTGTCAGCCGCTGTTAATGCGTCTGGACAGCGATCTTGCCGAAATTATGCTCGCTTGTGTTGAAAACAGAATCTCCGAAGTAGAAGTTAAGCTGAAATCAGAAACAACTTTATGTGTTGTAATGGCTGCCGGCGGCTATCCCGGCTCTTATGAAAAGGGAATGGAGATTACCGGATTTGAAGAAGCAGAGCAGGTTGATGGTGTAAAAGTTTTTCAGGCCGGAACTACTTACAAGGACGGCAAAACTCTTACCAACGGCGGACGAGTACTGGGTGTAACCGCTCTCGGGGCCGACCTCGGCGCGGCACAGGCTCGTGCATATGAAGCGGTAGCAAAGCTTTCGTTCAAGGATGCGTATTACCGTCGTGACATAGGAAATAAAGGTTTTAAAAAATGA
- the purE gene encoding 5-(carboxyamino)imidazole ribonucleotide mutase — MSVKVAIFMGSISDRDTMQPCSDLLTKLGIPHVFTVSSAHRTPERTAKLVKDFEADGCQVFICAAGLAAHLAGAVAAKTIKPVLGVPICGSPLGGMDALLATVQMPPGFPVGTLALDKVGSKNAAWMAAQIIALHDSDVAEKIYQARREFVESVEKAAAELESA; from the coding sequence ATGAGTGTAAAAGTAGCAATCTTTATGGGCTCCATCTCTGACAGGGACACAATGCAACCCTGTTCAGATTTGTTGACCAAGCTTGGTATTCCTCATGTGTTTACTGTATCTTCTGCTCATCGTACTCCTGAAAGGACTGCGAAGCTTGTGAAGGATTTTGAAGCCGACGGGTGTCAGGTCTTTATCTGTGCTGCCGGACTTGCCGCCCACCTTGCAGGAGCGGTGGCAGCTAAAACAATCAAGCCCGTTCTCGGCGTACCCATATGCGGCTCGCCACTTGGCGGAATGGACGCTCTTTTGGCGACAGTTCAGATGCCTCCGGGATTTCCAGTCGGAACTCTTGCTCTTGATAAAGTCGGATCGAAGAATGCCGCATGGATGGCTGCTCAGATTATTGCTTTGCATGATAGCGATGTTGCGGAAAAGATTTATCAGGCCAGACGTGAATTTGTTGAATCTGTAGAAAAAGCTGCAGCAGAACTTGAATCTGCATAG
- a CDS encoding response regulator transcription factor yields MKTFLIIDDDPKMLDLLKHYLRDESVEILTALDGEEGLELFKTNTIDLVIIDIFMPNMDGIQTILEIKQKKIESKILVISGGGEYTGLEYLKQAKALGAKAALVKPFSQEELLKTVHSMME; encoded by the coding sequence ATGAAAACTTTCCTTATAATTGATGACGACCCTAAGATGCTGGATCTTCTCAAACACTATTTGAGAGATGAATCTGTAGAGATTCTAACGGCACTTGACGGTGAAGAAGGGCTGGAGCTGTTTAAAACAAACACAATTGATCTCGTCATCATTGATATTTTCATGCCCAATATGGATGGTATCCAAACAATACTTGAAATCAAACAAAAGAAGATAGAGAGCAAAATTTTAGTTATTTCAGGCGGAGGGGAATATACAGGACTGGAATACCTTAAACAGGCTAAAGCCCTTGGTGCAAAGGCAGCTCTGGTAAAACCTTTCTCTCAGGAAGAACTTTTAAAAACGGTCCACTCCATGATGGAATAA
- a CDS encoding Hpt domain-containing protein: MDLSDYPDKFNLELALTRFAGDRELLNAAIAIYREEAAKHLITIKKAICEKNWEKASIYAHTLKGESGAVGAIKAHIESDFLEKALRNKELTNIDDMYELVAQEVSIALKVLPYE; this comes from the coding sequence ATGGACTTATCCGACTACCCTGACAAATTTAACCTTGAACTGGCCTTAACCCGTTTTGCCGGAGATCGTGAATTGCTAAACGCCGCAATTGCGATCTACAGGGAAGAAGCAGCTAAGCATTTAATAACTATTAAAAAAGCTATCTGCGAAAAGAATTGGGAAAAGGCGAGCATCTACGCCCACACCCTCAAAGGGGAATCAGGCGCGGTAGGCGCGATAAAAGCACATATTGAAAGTGACTTTTTAGAAAAAGCTCTCAGAAATAAAGAACTGACAAATATAGACGACATGTATGAACTAGTTGCGCAAGAAGTTTCAATTGCTCTGAAAGTTTTGCCATACGAATAA
- the htpG gene encoding molecular chaperone HtpG: MTEQTEKFEFKAEINQLLDILVHSLYTNREIFLRELVSNASDALDKMRFETNRDPALDDEIEPQISISYNEEAKSITVADTGIGMTKDEVMANIGTIAHSGSAEFIKQAADTNESLDSLIGRFGVGFYSAYMVSDKVVVRTKSFKKDAPAIQWISDGKTNYELTVLDEELPHGTTIEIFLKEDMVKRFGSEDTLKGIVSKHSNFVSFPIMIGGERVNTVTALWREPKFQIKPEQYEEFYKFLTYDPQAPISTLHFSVDAPVQFNSLLFVPEKDLDIFGMDRDNWGIDLYVRRVLIERQNKNLLPEYLSFIKGVVDTEDLPLNISRETLQDNLLIGKIRSTMTKQVLSQLEKTAKDDPETYAKFWKAHAKIFKAGHQDFLNKDKYANLLRFDSSKSDGEALVSFDDYIERVKEGQKEIYYAFVASREAANLNPHLEIFRNKNIEVLYLYEPIDEFVMESLREHKEFTLVSAEYADLEKLDKFESAKKEHEATPLSEEQSKDMDALAAKMKEVLGEQVAEVKISERLSDSPCRLISPNGAMTSSMEKIMKVMNKDTSIPTKTMEINADHPLLRSMLEIFETNPDDEFIELSSKQLLESALLLEGYLNDPHALVGRIQSLLTKASGWYAELDKKN; encoded by the coding sequence ATGACTGAACAGACAGAAAAATTTGAATTTAAAGCTGAGATAAACCAGCTTCTGGACATCCTTGTCCACTCCCTCTACACAAACCGCGAAATCTTCCTCAGAGAACTCGTTTCAAACGCATCCGATGCTCTTGATAAAATGCGCTTTGAAACCAATCGCGACCCAGCTCTTGATGACGAGATTGAACCTCAGATCAGCATATCCTACAACGAAGAAGCCAAATCTATCACCGTTGCCGACACCGGAATAGGCATGACCAAAGACGAAGTCATGGCTAATATCGGAACAATAGCTCATTCCGGCTCCGCGGAGTTCATCAAACAGGCCGCTGATACAAATGAGAGCCTCGACAGCCTCATCGGGCGTTTCGGTGTAGGTTTCTACTCCGCATATATGGTTTCTGACAAAGTTGTTGTCCGCACAAAATCTTTCAAAAAAGACGCCCCTGCTATTCAGTGGATTTCCGACGGAAAGACCAACTACGAACTGACCGTTCTTGATGAAGAACTGCCACATGGAACAACCATTGAAATCTTCCTGAAAGAAGACATGGTTAAACGTTTCGGTTCCGAAGACACCCTTAAAGGAATTGTCTCCAAGCATTCCAATTTTGTGTCTTTCCCCATCATGATCGGCGGTGAAAGAGTCAACACAGTAACAGCTCTCTGGCGTGAACCTAAATTCCAGATCAAACCTGAACAGTACGAAGAATTTTATAAATTCCTCACCTACGATCCTCAGGCTCCGATCAGCACACTTCATTTCTCCGTTGACGCGCCGGTACAGTTCAACAGCCTTCTTTTCGTGCCTGAAAAAGATCTCGATATATTCGGCATGGACCGCGACAATTGGGGGATTGACCTTTATGTCCGCAGAGTTCTGATTGAACGTCAGAACAAGAATCTGCTGCCTGAATACCTGAGCTTCATCAAAGGTGTTGTGGATACCGAAGATCTGCCTCTGAATATTTCCCGCGAAACTCTTCAGGACAATCTGCTCATCGGCAAAATCCGTTCAACAATGACTAAACAGGTTCTCTCTCAGCTTGAAAAAACTGCGAAAGACGACCCTGAAACATATGCAAAGTTCTGGAAAGCACACGCTAAAATATTCAAGGCCGGACATCAGGACTTCTTAAACAAAGATAAATACGCAAACCTGCTCCGCTTTGATTCATCCAAATCTGACGGTGAAGCTTTAGTTTCATTTGATGATTACATCGAACGCGTCAAAGAAGGACAGAAAGAAATATACTATGCGTTTGTTGCCAGCCGCGAAGCTGCCAACCTTAACCCGCATCTTGAAATCTTCCGCAACAAAAATATCGAAGTTCTTTACCTCTACGAACCGATTGATGAGTTCGTTATGGAAAGCCTCCGCGAACATAAGGAATTCACCCTTGTTTCCGCAGAGTACGCAGACCTTGAAAAGCTGGATAAATTTGAATCAGCTAAAAAAGAACATGAAGCTACACCTCTTAGCGAAGAACAGTCTAAAGACATGGACGCTCTTGCAGCAAAGATGAAAGAAGTTTTAGGCGAACAGGTCGCTGAAGTTAAAATATCCGAAAGACTGAGTGACAGCCCTTGCCGTCTGATCAGCCCGAACGGAGCAATGACTTCTTCCATGGAAAAAATCATGAAGGTCATGAACAAGGATACTTCTATCCCTACCAAGACCATGGAAATCAATGCAGACCATCCTCTGCTCCGTTCAATGCTTGAAATCTTTGAAACAAACCCCGATGATGAATTCATTGAACTTTCATCCAAACAATTACTTGAATCAGCACTCCTTCTTGAAGGATACCTCAACGATCCTCACGCTCTTGTCGGCAGAATTCAAAGCCTGCTCACCAAAGCCAGCGGATGGTACGCTGAACTAGATAAAAAGAACTAG
- a CDS encoding MerR family transcriptional regulator: MTDKKLLSIAEISRLLEVPESTLHYWKNRFAQYLPSTGRNRQKRFKPEAVEIFSLIASMLKQGHTAEDVMADLSRKYPVNVAIEQPSQDIPPQSSPAQFKSIEMEPAVQMAAAMGAEIAKSITEGLKGLLSNITQRAIPAEGGMADELRCGMEKTAKDVCEQGEDIQDLQKENICLKDKLSIMEAELVRLRKDRRELEKFLLDKLKAVTK, translated from the coding sequence GTGACGGATAAAAAACTTCTTTCCATAGCAGAAATATCCCGCTTACTTGAAGTCCCGGAGTCAACTCTTCATTACTGGAAAAACAGATTTGCCCAGTATCTGCCGAGCACAGGCAGAAACAGGCAAAAACGTTTTAAGCCTGAAGCTGTTGAAATTTTTTCACTGATAGCATCCATGCTTAAGCAAGGGCATACTGCCGAAGATGTTATGGCTGACCTTTCCAGAAAATATCCGGTCAACGTTGCAATTGAACAACCTTCTCAGGATATTCCTCCGCAATCCTCTCCTGCGCAGTTTAAATCTATAGAGATGGAACCGGCTGTGCAAATGGCTGCCGCAATGGGAGCAGAAATAGCTAAATCCATAACTGAAGGATTAAAAGGTCTGCTTTCAAATATCACGCAAAGAGCTATCCCCGCCGAAGGTGGAATGGCCGATGAACTTCGTTGCGGCATGGAAAAGACAGCCAAAGATGTATGCGAACAGGGTGAAGACATTCAAGACCTGCAAAAAGAAAATATCTGCCTTAAAGATAAACTCTCCATAATGGAAGCTGAACTGGTTAGATTACGCAAGGACAGACGCGAACTTGAAAAGTTCCTTCTTGACAAGCTGAAAGCCGTAACTAAATAG
- a CDS encoding type III pantothenate kinase, producing the protein MNSETILLFDVGNTNTKIGFSTRSEIGLSFVLPTDPGGTSDSWGLRLLEICRVAGYAPQDIVGGAVSSVVPPMDPILKSAVKKFLSCDLKFVPRDIELNIENKYERPWEVGADRLVTAFSGRCISDSENIIVVDFGTATTFDCVVGNAYMGGLICPGVMSSTKALSSETAKLPHITLELESTVVRPGKSTADSLNQGLIFGFAAMVEGLSQRLRDTLGGEVELIATGGFASKIAEVCCAIDRVEPTLLLDGLRMSWFGVEE; encoded by the coding sequence TTGAATTCCGAAACTATTTTACTTTTTGACGTAGGTAATACTAATACCAAAATAGGTTTTTCGACTCGCTCTGAAATCGGCCTTTCGTTTGTTTTGCCGACCGATCCCGGCGGAACATCAGATTCGTGGGGACTTAGACTTCTTGAAATATGCCGCGTAGCCGGATATGCTCCGCAGGATATTGTCGGAGGAGCTGTCTCGTCTGTCGTTCCCCCCATGGATCCGATTTTGAAATCTGCCGTAAAGAAATTTTTATCGTGCGATTTGAAGTTTGTTCCGCGGGATATTGAACTTAATATTGAAAACAAGTACGAGCGTCCTTGGGAAGTAGGTGCTGACAGGCTTGTGACAGCCTTTTCAGGACGTTGTATTAGTGATAGCGAAAATATAATCGTTGTAGACTTCGGAACTGCGACTACATTTGATTGTGTTGTCGGAAACGCGTATATGGGTGGTTTGATTTGTCCCGGAGTAATGTCGTCTACTAAGGCGCTTTCTTCTGAGACAGCAAAACTTCCGCATATTACTCTTGAGCTTGAATCAACAGTTGTCAGGCCGGGAAAAAGTACTGCGGATAGCCTCAACCAAGGGCTTATTTTCGGATTTGCCGCAATGGTCGAGGGACTGAGTCAAAGATTACGTGATACTTTGGGCGGTGAGGTTGAACTCATTGCAACAGGAGGCTTTGCCTCTAAAATAGCTGAAGTATGCTGTGCCATAGACCGTGTGGAACCTACCCTCCTTTTGGATGGACTCCGCATGAGCTGGTTCGGCGTTGAGGAATAG